TGCCGTGGTCTTTGTAGATCATATACGCTACCATAGAAATCCATAATAGCACGATTGCTAACAGGGAGACCAGTAAAAGTTCCACTTCGACACCGACCTGACCAGTTCTATACGTATGTTTCGTCGGGTATAAAGTCATATAGGCACTTAACTACAAGAAAACAGTTCACTATGAAAGTATTACTTCCTGCGAGTGGCAGCGGAACGCGCGAAGGTCAGGAAGAAGCGGGTGATTTCTTTTGCTATCGACGTTCTCTATGTTTCTTCTTAATTCATAATAGGGCAAAATAGGGCAAAATCATCTATAGACGCATTTCAGTTCCGAAAGAATTATTTTTTTAACTATTAAGTTATTTATCTATTAAGTCATAATACCACGAATAACGAGTGATCGAATGAAATTTTGCGTCATCCTCGGGACACGGCCCGAAATCATCAAAATGAGCCCGATCATCCGCGAATGCGAGAAGCAGCGACTTGACTATTTTATCATTCACACCGGGCAGCACTACTCCTATGACATGGACCGGATCTTCTTCGAGGAGCTGAAGCTGCCGCTTCCGCGGTATCACCTGGACGTGGGTTCGGGCAGCCACGGCCACCAGACCGGGAAGATGCTGGCCGGCATTGAGGATATTCTGGTCAAGGAGAAGCCGGATATCGTGTATGTGCAGGGGGATACCAACACCGTGCTGGCGGGGGCCCTGGCCGCGTCGAAGCTGCATGTGCGGATTGGGCACGTAGAGGCCGGCCTGCGGTCGTTCGACCGGAGCATGCCGGAGGAGATCAACCGGGTTGTTGCTGATCATATCTCGGACCTGCTGTTTGCGCCGACGGAAAATGCAAAGGCGCTGTTGTTGAAAGAGGGAATACCGGAAAGTAAAATTTTCGTGACCGGGAACACGATTGTCGACGCTGTCAACGAGAACCTGAAGATCGCCCGGGACTCGGATATCCTGGAGAAGCTTGGGGTCGTTCCTAAGGGTTATTTGTTGTCTACGATACACCGGCAGGAGAATACCGATGATAAGCATCGGTTATCGGAGATTTTTAAGGGCCTGGGAATGGTTTCGGAAGAGGCGGGGATGCCTGTGATTTTGCCTGTGCACCCTCGGACGCGGAAGATGCTGGCGACGTTTGACATTAAGATACCGGCAGGGGTAAGGCTTATTGATCCACTAGGGTTCATGGAGTTTCTGAAGGCGGAGTCTAATGCGAGGCTGGTGCTTACTGATTCTGGCGGGGTGCAGGAGGAGTGTTGTATCCTGGGGGTGCCTTGCGTGACGATAAGGGAGAATACGGAGCGGCCGGAGACCGTCGAGGTTGGAGCTAATGTTATTGCCGGCTTTGAGCATGATGATATCATCAGGGCATCGAGGGCTATGTCATGCATGGATAAAAAGTGGACAAATCCATTCGGAGATGGAAAATCCGGGAAAATGATTATTGATATCTCGCACCAGTAATAGCCAAAACACTGGTCATTGATAGCCATATTACTACATTCGCAAGAAAACGTATAATAAATGCATTATACAGTACATACCCTATGTGAACTTTATCTATTTTATCATTAAGAGCTTATAACCTACATTTTTGACTAAAAGTAGCAAAGTAAATTAGAATAAAAATGGTATACGATATTAGCACAAACAGGAAAAAACTTATTTCGTGTTGCGTTCTAAGCAATTGATAAATTGAACCATAGATAAAAAACGTACTGCCTTTAATGGCACTGATCTTTTGGGTTTGAGATTATGAGCGGGAAATTAAAACAAATGCTTCAGATAAAAGGGCCTATAAAAAAAATCGGTGTCATTGGCATGGGCTATGTAGGTATACCAGCAGCAATGTTATTTGCCGATTCCCCGAAATTCGATTTTGTTTATGGCTTCCAGAGAGCTTCCAGGACTTCCGGGTATAAGATCGATATGCTTAACCGTGGCGAGAGCCCGTTAAAGGGTGAAGAGCCCGGACTTGAGGACCTTATCAAGAAAGTCGTTACAGCTAATAAGTTCAAATGCACCTGTGACTTTTCCCGCATTTCTGAATTAGATGCCGTTACTCTGTCGATCCAAACCCCTTTTAAAGATCCTAAGGATTTAATACCCGATTTTAGTGCACTAACCGAGGGTTTACGGTTGGTGGGGCAAAATATGGTTGCCGGCACACTGGTTGTCCTGGAGTCTACAATTACGCCCGGCACGACCGCAGGAATGGCCCGTAAGATACTGGAAGAAGAGTCGGGCATGACCGCGGGCGAGGACTTTGCGTTGGCACATGCGCCGGAACGGGTGATGGTCGGAAGACTTCTTCAAAACATTCGGGAGCACGATCGCATTGTCGGTGGCATCGACAATGTCAGCACCAGCCGGGCTATTGAATTATACTCTCCGGTGCTAACGAAGGGAAAAATCATTCCCATGACCGCTACGGCCGCCGAGGTCACCAAGACCGCAGAGAATACGTTCCGGGACCTGCAGATTGCTGCGGCCAACGAGCTGGCGCTGTACTGCGAAGCTATGGGTATCAACTTCTATGACGTTAGAGCAGGCATCGACAGTCTTAAAGGCGATGGCATTACTCGGGCAATTTTATATCCTGGCGCTGGCGTAGGTGGTCACTGCCTCACTAAGGATACGTATCACCTCGAGAGAGGTGTGAAAATCTTAAATGGTAAGCTTGACTATCCTGAAGGCAAGGATTCGATATTCGTATTAGCCAGGAACGTAAACGACTTTATGCCCAGGCATATGTTTAACCTGACTGTTGATGCACTGGCCAGGGTCGAAAAGAAACCGGCCGGATCTAAGGTGGCTTTGCTCGGATGGGCCTTTTTAAAGAACTCGGATGATGCGAGAAATACTCCAGCAGAGTTGTTTAGGGACTTAATGTTAGAAGCCGGTGCGCTGGTCGATGTACATGATCCATATGTAATGGATTATCCCGGAGTCGAAATTGGTCACGATATAAACTTGACTTTGAAGGATGCAGATGCAATAGCAATATTCGCCGGGCATGATTTGTATAAATCATATAGCCCAGAGTTCATAAAGAAACAATCCTATCAAAACAATCCAATTATTGTGGATGGAAGAAATATTGTTGACCCAGAGGCATTCATTAGTCATGGGTTTGTTTATAAAGGAATTGGAAGAGGAGATAAAAACAGTCATGATATAAATCTTGGAATGGGAATCCAGTATGAAGGCTGGCGAAGAGTGTGCACACGCACTAGAGCAAGTGGTGGTCTGAAGACTTATAAATAGTGTTATTAGCGATAAAACGTATTTGGTTCTAAATGATGCATTTTGTGGAACGATATCACCAGCATATATATCTGAATTCAATAGCAATTTATCTTAATTATGCATCAAATGCTATCTTCGGACTACTATTCTGGATAGTAGCAGCCAGAACCATGCAGTCTTCTGATATTGGACTGGCCATAGCTGCAACTTCCGCTGCATCATTAATCATAACGATTTCTAAATTCGGCTTAGACTCAGGAATCGTACGGTACATCCCTACAGCAGAAAAAAGGAACATACTGTATAGCTTTGTTACGGTAATCGTTTTAATGTTTTCACTTATTTGTGCAACCGTATTTTTATTTATTATATACTTTACATCCGATGATTTACAATTTTTACTTGGTCAGTGGATATCAATATTCTATATATTGTATATTATTGTCAGCGTGATTTATTCAATTCAAAACATTACACTGATAGCTTTGCGAAAACCCTACCTGTCATTTTTACAAAATATTTCATTAATTATAAGAGTACCTTTATTGCTAGTATTTTCTTCGCTTGGTGTACTGGGCATTTTTATAATCTATGATGTTACATTTTTACTTTCTGTCATCGTGGGAAAGTACTTGTTAAAAAGTATCGATATACACTATTGTAATGATATTAAATTACAAGAAAAAAATGATATTATTAAATATTCGCTTGGAACGTTTACCTATTCCATATTAGATATATTACCGACCAGTATTGTTCCCTTAATCATCATATCGTTAGCTGGAGCCTCGGAATCTGCCTATTTCTACATAGCGTACTCAATATACGTACCGCTCTTTATGATCTCTTCCTCCATCTCTATGTCATTATTTGTTGAAGGGTCGCATGAGGTACCGATTAAAAAGAATGCGAAAAAGGCGATTGTCTTTTCGCTACTTCTTCTGATTCCGGCAATTATCGTAATATACTTATTTGGGGATACAATACTATTAATTTTCAACAAAGAATTTTCCGAACAATCCTTTACCATTCTGAAAATTCTGGCAATATCGAGTTTGTTTGAATTGCCTATCTATATCTATCTATCGATAAATAAGATTATTAAAAATGTTAAGCAGATAAACCTAATAAAAGGCGTCTCTTGCTTGCTAATCGTATCTCTATCACTGATATTAATTAATATTTTTGGGGTAATTGGTGTTGCGATTGCTTGGTTAATATCTGAGGTCTTTTTAGGCATATGCGTAACGATTGTATTGATCTGGAAAAATATGATTTAAATAGGACTAATCCTACTTCGCGTGTAAACATTAAGAAATAAGATTTTTCTTTATCAGGCCTCAAAAATATCACTTAATGTTCAAGTTCATCGGTCATATATGTGATCGCTACGTGTCTCTATCTACCGATACATGTTAGTGAAAAAACGAAAATTATAGGCTTGGATATGAGTTTATGACTGTGATGCGGTGATATAGTTTATTTTAACTTCTCCATTATTGTATATTTTATTGATATTTATGCAATTATCAATTTTTCGGAAATCATCTTCATTAAATCTGTTTATATCTTTATAAATTACTGCATATGCAATATAATCAAATCTTGAAATTATAAGATATTTATTACTCTCTGAAGGGTATATGTCGGTTGATTGATTTATTCCAAAATGATCTGATATGATGAAATCTTTTTGTAAATCTTTTCTGTGTAATCCATAATCAGTACCGTATAAGTAATCTGAAAATCTAATTACAGGAGTATCAATGTCAATTACTTTATAATTAATTTCTTTATTACCTATTAACCATGACATACTATTAATCTCACACTTAGTTACTTGCTGATTTGGGCGAATTTCCATAGTGGAAGGGTACAACGAAAAAATAGTAGTTAATATAGCAGATGTTACTAATATTATGAGTATCACATTTATTATATATTTTTTGTTATTAAATGTATAATATAGTATATATCCGACCAATGGTGATGCTAACATCATATTTATGTTTAAGTTAATTAAACGATCTGCAGTATGAATACGTGTTAAAAAGAATGTAAGGCCTAGAAATATGGTGCCAGAAATGAAACATACCAATAATAATTTATATCTATGTGATAAAATTATTTTTTTGCTTATTACCATACAATATATTAATGATATGATAATTACACAGTATATGATTTCATCATATGCCATAAATAAAAACGATTTTCCTGCATTAAATAATCCCAGTTTTGTAAGATAATACATTGCACTTGTTGAAGTTGATACGGTTGTCGAGTTTGTGAAAAATCCAAGTAATATATCTATAATTATATTTAATGGGCGTATTAATATTTTATTTTCAAAAATCCATATAATAAATGTTATTGACATAGTCATAATAAGTAATAATGAAAAATTAGAATATTTACATTTATTTATATTATTGTAAATATATCCTATAATCATATATAATAGTACAAAAAAGAATGTAATTGGATGAAAAAACGTATACAAAATGCAATATGTAATACATAATATTACATACCTAATATCATGTGAATTTTGTAATAAAAATATAAACATGGGTATTGTAAGCACAGATAGCAATTCATAATAAGGTGACGTAAAAAACCATGCAAAAAAAAGCGGTAATGCGGCTAATCCAGTAAATATAATGTTAATCCTATTGTTATATAACGATTTTGCAACACATACAATTGATAAAAAATATATAAAATAATATATAGAAGAAATATAATTACAAACTATAGTAAGATTGATATTAGAAATAATGTTAATTTGAGATATGAAAATCGTTGAAATCGGATAAAAGTTATAATAAAGAATATGTCCATGAGTTAAAATATCTTTTGAGAAACCAATATATGAAAGGGTATCGCCTCTTCCCAAATATGTAACATAGCCTTTTAGAGAATATAGCATTATCATAATTAGCATACTAAGCAATATTTGAAAAAAACCAATTAACCAAAATTTTTCTATTTTATAATATAACTTTGATATTATTAATATTGTCCCATTTAATATTGCAATAATTATCGCAATAAATACAATTATATTTGTTGATGCGTATATTGATAACTCGTAACCATTAGTTGGATTATAATAAATGGATAGTAGAGATATACTGATTAAGAGGAATGAAATCGCCGTAGTAACCTTTAATATACTGTTTTTTTTAAATAGCTTAATCATATTATCAAAATTATATTTTGCTATTTATTAAATATTCATAGGACTTTAAACTATTTTTCATGTTGTAGTCTTGTGACCTCTTTAGTGCCATACCTTTATAATACATTTTATAATTTTCATCATTTAAAAACTGTATGATAACATCTGCAAGTCTTTCTTCTTCAATTGTTAGTGGTTCTAAATAGTTATATAATTTATTGTCAAATCTGCCAATTAATACACCATATTTATTATCACCAAGTATTTCCCTGGGCCCGTATTTACAATCTGTTGAAACAATTGGGCATCCACATGCCATTGATTCAATTATTGCGTAAGGTAATGCTTCCCATAATGATGGAAATACAAACAACGCTGATTGGGCTATATATTTATAAGGGTTCTCTTTCCACCCTAAAAACTTAACACTATCGCTTAAATTAAGATCCCTAATAAGTGATTCTAAATATGTTTTTAGATGGCCATCTCCACGTATAACTAATATACAATCACAACTTTTTCTAACCTTTGAGAAAGCTCTAATTAAATGCCACTGACCTTTTTGCTCAGTTAATCTACCCATATTAAAAACGATAATATTTTTACCATTAAACAATTCATCATCAATAATTAGTTCTTTTGAGAGTTTATCAATATTTATTATATCAATCGGGTTATATATCACAACAATTTTATTTTGATCAATTCCATACTCTGTTATCAATTCTTCTTTAACACCATCTGATACTGCTACGATAGAATCAGCATTTCCATAAATATGCCGTATTATATATTTTGTAAAACTATATGTATATCTATTACTGAACTTTTCTGAAAGGGCAATATGTACAGATATTATCTTTTTTACATTCTTATTTCCAATATTAGATATTATATTAATAAAATTATCTAAAACCAAAAAACTCATTGAAACATTAGCTTGACTTTCTTTCATAATTCTTCGATATTTAAAGATGCCAAAAATGAAAGCTACAAGCACGTAAAATACTTTAGGAGATCCAATCTTCATGTTCATAGAAATAATAGGGTCTTTCACTGGGTAACTATTATTATTGAGTATCGTAATGATTTCCCTTTCAATTGACGGGTCTAAGTTCAAACTTAGTTCCGAGACACACCTCTCAGCTCCACCGACAGATAAAGAAGTGATCAGCATATTTAGTTTTACCATGTTAATTATCTCCTAAAACGGATTCTAATGTTTTCATATACTGGCCAGATATGTTATCCCATCCAAATTTATTAGAATACTCTAAAGCATTCACTGAAAGTTTGGATCTTAACTCAGAATCTTTTATGACATTATCAATTTCTTCAGCTATCTGTGGACCATTTTTTTGTTCGACGATGATGCCGTTATACCCATTTTCTATGACTTCTAATACCCCTTTGGTGTTTGTGGCGATGACTGGTTTGCCGGCAGATAAGGCTTCAATAAGGACTACGGGTAATCCTTCCTGAAACCCCGAGGAATCCACTATCGAAGGGAATACGACAATATCCGATAAGCCAAAATAGTCGGCAATCCTGTCATGATCGACATACCCTTTAAATATAATATTTTTATTAATTCCTAGCTCGATAGCCATGTTTTTTAATGAATCTTCCAGGGGGCCGTTTCCAACAATCACTAGCTGTATATCTTTATCCCGTTCCTCGACGACAGATTTAAAGGCACGTATTAAATACTCACAACCTTTTACTTCTACTAACCTTCCAACGAATAATATAACATATTTCGAGTTAATGCCATAGGTACTTTTAAAAGATTCAGAATCAGTATTATTACAAATTTTTTTTATCTGAACTCCCATTGGGATAATACTCACTTTTTTACAGACGTTGTCAGCTACCTTCGGCGAAATAAAATTTAATAATTCATCTATTCTATGGGAGCTGACCGAGATTATGGCATCAGAATTATTTAATATAAATTCAGTAATTTTTTTACCAAGGGGTATCTTTTTAACTAAGGTTACTTCAGATGAGTGGATAGTAACAATATGTTGTACACCGAGTGCCTTTTTACAGATACAACCGACCAGTCCCTGAGGTAGCAACCAATGCGAGTGAATTGCATCAAATCGATATTTTATTGTGATATATATGGTACTTATCGTCTGCATAACGAAAAATAGCGGGACTTGAACTTTGGCTAAGAAAGATTTTTTCAAGTTAAAAGCAATACCTGAACCGTAGGTTAGTTTTTGTAAAGATAGTGGAATAAAATACGGAAACCTGTACACTGTAATACCATCCAACTTGTCGGTAAACTTTGCCGATTTCGTATGGGGAGCTAGTACCTTTATTTCCATACCTTTATAGGATAGCCTTCTATTTAGTTCGTGAACAAACCACCCATAGCTATCTTTATCGAATCTTGGATAATTACTCGTGATCACCAATATTTTTTTTTTCATAAATTAGCCTTCATGCTCATGTTTTTAAGGACTTAATACCGGTATATACGTAATTTATGACCGGAAGAGGATCCTGTAACGATAGTATATCATCATCGTAATACTTTACAAATTCTTTACACAGTGAGTAGTTTTTACTTTTTCCTATAGTTTTAATCAGAGACATCGAATCGTCAAAGTAATTTCTAGTAATGACCCCTAGCTTATAGTTTAGTACCGGTTTTACATCGCCATCAACAGCCATCTGGTACAGTAAATACGGAAAATGCACGCCAGATCTAACTGCCTGGTTAATCGATCCCCAGATTCGGGGATTAACTTCCATAAGGACTGGTTTTTTTGATCTGCTATCCAGCTTAAATTCCACCATTGCCAGACCATGCCATTTGAAGTGTTCCAGTATTTTGGCTGCGTATTTCTCCATTTCGTGGTGTTCCACACTTATCCTGCAGGTACTGGGGCCTCCAGTTATGGGGTATTCCCTGATGCGCCTATGGGAAAATTTCGCTCGCAAATCTCCGTTATTTAATAACATTGAAACACCATAGCCCTCTCCGGGGATGTATTCTTGAATAATGGGGTAGTTATCAGGAGTTAAGTCGTATTTAACTATAGTCTGCTTATATGCGCTAATCAAATCTTCTTTATTGTTGATATACGATAACCCTTTACTGCTGCTTGTCTCTCTTAATTTTATGACCACGGGGTATTCCAGTTTATCTGCAGTACCGTTTAGCACCTCTAAATCCTGTATCAGTATTGTCTTTGGAGCGGGGATGCCTAGTTCTTCGGCAATTAGCGCCATTGAAGCTTTATTATCCATTCTCTTCATTATGTCGTAATCGTGTAAGGGTAATTTGATAAATTTATCAAATTTATACTTGTACTTCGATAAAACATACGTATCTTCAGAGTGTGTTGGTATGAGTACACTATGTTTATTGTTCTCGACATATTTAGCGAGGATGTTGATAAATTCGATAGTGTCAAGTTTTGGGCTTGGGTATCTGAAAAACTGATTAGAGTATCTAGATAGCGATGACAGGGCATACGGACGGTGGTCAGCTGTCGTTACCTTAACATGGTGCTGGCCAAGGTCTCTAGTAACAACCAATGCTTTCGAGCTGTTTGCTGTTGTGATTATTGCTGACATGGGATACTCATTTTATGACCCTTTTAATAGCTTCACCCGTGATCGTATTGTATACTCTAAAAATTTTTACGAGTGGTGTACCATGAACTTGGATATTCATATTTGACAAATTTTTTCTCAAGTCTTCTTCGGATGAAGTATAACTAATACTGTTATATACTCTTCCAATTTCGTAGCTATAATGTGAGTCACTGCCTGCTATTGTTCTTTTTTGGATACTTTTAGCTAACACTAATCCCTGGTGATTTAGCTCATTACTTGTTCTACCGTTTATACCTTCGAATAGATCAACTTTTTTTAACATATCTGTTGTAGGCATTACTTTTCGTTTTAACGGGTGGGGAAGTATCGCTATGCCATCTTGCTTCCTGATCTCTTCAATCACATCTAAAAAGCCATAATTTGTGATATCATCATTTAAATATAACCCAATTAAATCTCCACAATCCGTTTTAATTTCCGAACCTATAATTATAGTAATATTTTTATCTTTAATATTTTTTGCTTTGATACCGCCTTTTATAGAATTATGATCGGTAATCGCTATGGCGTTAAGCCCGCGTTTAACGGCTATTTTTATTATCAATGCCGGGGATAACATTGAATCATATGAATATAAGCTATGTATGTGTAGATCGAATCTATACACTTTTGTACCTCATATCTAACGTTACCCGAACAATTCTCTAAATAATATAATATTTTTTTTGCCAAAATTTAATATTGAATCCTTAATATATCCTTTGACCCATTCAGAGTCATTGATTGCCCATCTTTCCGGGTGTGTGGTAATATACTCATTACTCACATCGCCCTTTTCGATAAGAGATATAAGATCGGCTGTAGAGTGGATGATATTAGTATTTGCCTTCTTCTGCCCCATATGATCACGGAGGTTATTTTTGCTGTTCCAACTTCTGCCTGTGTCCGAGAAATAGTTCATCACGCTTTTTCCGGATAAGTATGCTTCTCCGATTATTCCGTATTGTTTATAACTGTACTTTTTCCAGAGGTCTCTGTTGTCATACTTTGAGAGTGGGCTGCCATGCATACAGATAGTATCAACTTTGACATACTCCCTAAATCGGTTCAGCTCTTGTTTGAAGAGATAAATAGCTCTCTCAAAGTTCCCATTAGCCTTACTCAGGGTTTCATAATGGTATCCTATTTCGTGTCCCATGTCCTCGATCTTTTTCATGATCATGGGCTGAAAAGCCTCTTTGGTCGTCCTGAAATAATAAGTCGATCTAACGTCGCACTCGTGCTCTAACTCTGCCATCAGGAGAGCATTGTAAGGTTTTCTATCAACATCGTGTCTAAGGATGATGAAATCTTTCGGTGTTTCCGATGAGAGATACTCTCTAAAGGTTAAGGCAGGATATTTCGAGGATACGATGGCTTTGCAGAACTCCCGGTACATATCCATTGTGAAGTCCTGGCTGATGATTTTCTTCATTTTCCCACCCATCTACTATAGTAAATTATTATAGTTGTGTTTTGCTCTTATCCGCCTGCATATCGAACAGCATCGCAAACATGAGGAATTGTAGTCCCA
The Dehalobacter sp. DNA segment above includes these coding regions:
- the wecB gene encoding UDP-N-acetylglucosamine 2-epimerase (non-hydrolyzing) is translated as MSPIIRECEKQRLDYFIIHTGQHYSYDMDRIFFEELKLPLPRYHLDVGSGSHGHQTGKMLAGIEDILVKEKPDIVYVQGDTNTVLAGALAASKLHVRIGHVEAGLRSFDRSMPEEINRVVADHISDLLFAPTENAKALLLKEGIPESKIFVTGNTIVDAVNENLKIARDSDILEKLGVVPKGYLLSTIHRQENTDDKHRLSEIFKGLGMVSEEAGMPVILPVHPRTRKMLATFDIKIPAGVRLIDPLGFMEFLKAESNARLVLTDSGGVQEECCILGVPCVTIRENTERPETVEVGANVIAGFEHDDIIRASRAMSCMDKKWTNPFGDGKSGKMIIDISHQ
- a CDS encoding nucleotide sugar dehydrogenase; the encoded protein is MSGKLKQMLQIKGPIKKIGVIGMGYVGIPAAMLFADSPKFDFVYGFQRASRTSGYKIDMLNRGESPLKGEEPGLEDLIKKVVTANKFKCTCDFSRISELDAVTLSIQTPFKDPKDLIPDFSALTEGLRLVGQNMVAGTLVVLESTITPGTTAGMARKILEEESGMTAGEDFALAHAPERVMVGRLLQNIREHDRIVGGIDNVSTSRAIELYSPVLTKGKIIPMTATAAEVTKTAENTFRDLQIAAANELALYCEAMGINFYDVRAGIDSLKGDGITRAILYPGAGVGGHCLTKDTYHLERGVKILNGKLDYPEGKDSIFVLARNVNDFMPRHMFNLTVDALARVEKKPAGSKVALLGWAFLKNSDDARNTPAELFRDLMLEAGALVDVHDPYVMDYPGVEIGHDINLTLKDADAIAIFAGHDLYKSYSPEFIKKQSYQNNPIIVDGRNIVDPEAFISHGFVYKGIGRGDKNSHDINLGMGIQYEGWRRVCTRTRASGGLKTYK
- a CDS encoding glycosyltransferase yields the protein MVKLNMLITSLSVGGAERCVSELSLNLDPSIEREIITILNNNSYPVKDPIISMNMKIGSPKVFYVLVAFIFGIFKYRRIMKESQANVSMSFLVLDNFINIISNIGNKNVKKIISVHIALSEKFSNRYTYSFTKYIIRHIYGNADSIVAVSDGVKEELITEYGIDQNKIVVIYNPIDIINIDKLSKELIIDDELFNGKNIIVFNMGRLTEQKGQWHLIRAFSKVRKSCDCILVIRGDGHLKTYLESLIRDLNLSDSVKFLGWKENPYKYIAQSALFVFPSLWEALPYAIIESMACGCPIVSTDCKYGPREILGDNKYGVLIGRFDNKLYNYLEPLTIEEERLADVIIQFLNDENYKMYYKGMALKRSQDYNMKNSLKSYEYLINSKI
- a CDS encoding glycosyltransferase, with translation MKKKILVITSNYPRFDKDSYGWFVHELNRRLSYKGMEIKVLAPHTKSAKFTDKLDGITVYRFPYFIPLSLQKLTYGSGIAFNLKKSFLAKVQVPLFFVMQTISTIYITIKYRFDAIHSHWLLPQGLVGCICKKALGVQHIVTIHSSEVTLVKKIPLGKKITEFILNNSDAIISVSSHRIDELLNFISPKVADNVCKKVSIIPMGVQIKKICNNTDSESFKSTYGINSKYVILFVGRLVEVKGCEYLIRAFKSVVEERDKDIQLVIVGNGPLEDSLKNMAIELGINKNIIFKGYVDHDRIADYFGLSDIVVFPSIVDSSGFQEGLPVVLIEALSAGKPVIATNTKGVLEVIENGYNGIIVEQKNGPQIAEEIDNVIKDSELRSKLSVNALEYSNKFGWDNISGQYMKTLESVLGDN
- a CDS encoding ATP-grasp domain-containing protein, translating into MSAIITTANSSKALVVTRDLGQHHVKVTTADHRPYALSSLSRYSNQFFRYPSPKLDTIEFINILAKYVENNKHSVLIPTHSEDTYVLSKYKYKFDKFIKLPLHDYDIMKRMDNKASMALIAEELGIPAPKTILIQDLEVLNGTADKLEYPVVIKLRETSSSKGLSYINNKEDLISAYKQTIVKYDLTPDNYPIIQEYIPGEGYGVSMLLNNGDLRAKFSHRRIREYPITGGPSTCRISVEHHEMEKYAAKILEHFKWHGLAMVEFKLDSRSKKPVLMEVNPRIWGSINQAVRSGVHFPYLLYQMAVDGDVKPVLNYKLGVITRNYFDDSMSLIKTIGKSKNYSLCKEFVKYYDDDILSLQDPLPVINYVYTGIKSLKT
- a CDS encoding PHP domain-containing protein, with translation MYRFDLHIHSLYSYDSMLSPALIIKIAVKRGLNAIAITDHNSIKGGIKAKNIKDKNITIIIGSEIKTDCGDLIGLYLNDDITNYGFLDVIEEIRKQDGIAILPHPLKRKVMPTTDMLKKVDLFEGINGRTSNELNHQGLVLAKSIQKRTIAGSDSHYSYEIGRVYNSISYTSSEEDLRKNLSNMNIQVHGTPLVKIFRVYNTITGEAIKRVIK